The Mauremys reevesii isolate NIE-2019 linkage group 3, ASM1616193v1, whole genome shotgun sequence genomic sequence GTGCCAAGGGCCAGCTCAGTGCGCAAACATAAAGCAATTTTATTTAAGAGGTTTTTAGTTTATAAGCTCCTACAGTGCAAAGCAGATCTTCAGTCTAGCTCATTTGCTTTCTTATACCCAGAGTAACTAAACTTGCATTGCTTTTCAACTGTATGTATTACTGGAGATCAGGACTTTGCATGTACAAGACTTTGCGCAATGAAGCCTCCATGTGTAAAAGGGAAATACAGCACTTGCATGCAAACTGGAGTAAATAAATTGTATCTTTTGATTTTCAAAATAACCACATCCACATCCCTGTTTGCACTCTTGTTGGCAGCCTTAGTGGAGAGGCCAAGAAACAGAGATTGCCCTTCAAGCTTTAGGAGGCCCTTTGTGCAAACTGCAGTGCCCCAGTTATTAATTCTCCTTGTAAAGACTGGCAAATGCTTACTGAGAGAGCTACACACACAGCGCAGTCTTATTCAGAGCATCTAGCATCTTTTTGGAGAGAGATCTGTACATAATCTTTCAAATCACTATGAATTCACTTCCATAAATACTTCACATATCTCCTTAGACTCTCTAATTATTAATGAGCTCCAAACTTCACCAAATTCAAACAAATTTGCGTAAGTAATCTGCATATAGTGTATAAGTAAATAACAATTTTACAGTGGTCTAGGGAGAAATTTGCAAAATGTTATaaaaactttcaaaaaacaaatgTATATTTCTACATAACTTTGGAAGTGGTGAACAGAAATGAAGTGGAGTTCTGAAAATCATGGCTTAGCTGTATATTTATTACTTTACTGCATTGTCAGACACAAATCAACTGGATGAGCCTGAGTCATCAAACGTGACCTAAAATAAGTTTGCTTTAGTGATCTAACTGGTCAATAACCATTTAGCACTTAAAAATGAGTACCCGCCTACCAACACGCTCAGACAGGTCATATGCTGAATTGATCTAAAATAACTTCATATGATTCTAGAGATGAGTTAATTCACATTTGCGGTGGAGGTATTGATTTTGATTGGAACCATAGTTTGGGGGTTTCTGGATTCAGGCCCATTATGACAAATCAATGTTAATTTACTTAGAATCCACACTTGATATTGAGTAGGCAtaatattaaaatgaaattataggaaAATGAGACTTGATTTAAGGGGGCCATGGCTTTAGGCATAACTTCAGCCAGGGACCAACTAATATCTAAAGCAGATACAACTGTGTTGAGGCGGGGTGAGAGATGCTAACTCTGAATAAAATACAAAAAGCATTCTGTGCAGGGAAAATAAACTGAATTCTGGATGTGCTCTTGTCACCACTGAAATTTGAACAAACATCCATCTTTCAAATATACATGGGATTACAAACAAATAGGAACCCCAAACTGTTTGTCCAAAGATGGATTTGAGAAAATAATCAGTGAGCAAGAGATTGACAATGACACTCATCTCTTTGGAGAGGGCAGCTGCGTAAATACCCTTCTGGGagataattagggtgaccagacagcaaatgtgaaaaattgggacagggggtggtgggtaataggagcctatataaggaaaagacccaaacatcaggactgtccctataaaatcaggacatctggtcaccctggagaGAACTGTCATGACAAGTCACCCTTAATCATGTGTAAAATCACTGGCAAATATAACTGGGCCAACTGGAAGTGAAACCAGAAGCTGGGTCTCTGACACTAGCAAGGTAAAGTAACCAGATAGAAACAGCTTGGTGGAGAGGCTGAGTTCTTTAGAGATGTAAACATGTTGCTACTTCAGTCAATTTAGTTAAAAGTGGACCTCTCTCTAGATGAATTTGAATAATGTTAAGGCTAGAGATGTATGCACACCTTACTCTCTTCTTGTACTGTGATTTCTCCTctcatacattttgttttcactaAGATCACTTTTGTGTGATGTTTTAAGGCAAATTCCCTGTGGACTGCATTCTGTAAGGGAAATAACCTATATCTTATGTTGTTCTTGCTCACAGTAAGAGTGTCTACATAATAACTCATTCATAGAAGGTTTTCATGAAGCCATGTTATAATCCCTGAGACCTGTCTACACAAGTGGCCTAGAGCTGTTGTAACTGCACAATTGATCAAAAATTGGTACTTATCTTCCTCCACAGTGTAGAGTTACGTGTTAGAGTAACATTAATTGCATTTTTGTAAGCGTTGTTAGACAGTTGCTGAGTAAATGCCATTGCATCCATATTTCCTCCAGTTCCTTGAATTCTACTTTTGTATCTAAACAGCTACATTTACATTTGTCTAGTGATCTAaggggaaatgtgtgtgtgtgtgtgtgtgtgtttgtttgaaacACAAAATAGTTTTCTCacagttaatttatttttttcaatttttttctaaatctTTATACATTGCACCTCCATGTCCAGCACTGAAAGCTTACAGGGTTTGATTTCCTTTTTAAGCTTTaaacaagaaaacaaagtaaaaccATCAGCCCCACGCAACTTATAGGACTGCACATCTGCTTATCAGCTGCCTGAATATCCTGCTGTGCCACCAGTTGCCATGATGTCTGTTTCTTCTTAACCCAAAATGGTTGAATCACGTCTGATCCTTTCTGCTTGTTACACTGAGTCTCATTGATGGACTGAAAGGCAGACTGCAAAATCTTGATCTACTGTTTATAGGCCTGACACTGAACCTAGTGGTGGTATTCACTGACCATACTTTATAGGCCTCATTTCTTGTTCACTTTTCCTGAGATCTGCATCAGTGAGTTTGTTCAAATTAAGTTACTGAAATTatcaaaaacaaaatttaaaaaaaaacaaaggaagagATTTCTGTGATAAAAGCCCTTTCAGTAATTGGCATATATCCAGCACAGTTTGCCTCCTTTCATAGCTGATCGCCCACATCCTAGATTCAGCTCTCTAACCTAAGTGAGTGTCCATCAATTTAGTTAATGTATGAGGTACATCATTCATTTTATCCCCACAATTCCTCCCATCCCACACCAACCTGGTATTTAGCTGTGTTTGCTGCTGAGAATTGAGGTTAGAAATGCTGAATCATTAAATGTATTAAAGTAATCCCACATCAATCCAAGCTCCTTCCTCAATTAATTTTGTTTCCTTATTTGAAAATTTTGTCACTAACGTTAATGACTAGTGTCTCGTGTTTATGCCTTGATGGGTTGTAAGCTTCAGCCAAAGGTGTTTCCTTAGGAAGTTTTACTGTTGGTTGACCAGTGTGTACTCTCTTCATAAGGAGGCACTGGATCCTGAGAAAACTCAATGTGAGCCTCTCCCATAGGAGGTTTCATAGTGGCCTCCTCATATGATGGAGGCAAGCTTACAGTGAGTAAGGTGGCTTCAGGGAGCAGAGTGGAGTAGTGGAaattctgctcactgttccagGGCAGCACTGAAAGGAAATCGGACACATCACGCTCAGGTAGGTGCTCTGGGAGATCAATACTGAAGATCTGCCCCTGGGGGCTGGGTCGATGGCAGCGGCGGTATAGGAAGAGCAGCAGGAATGCCAGGAAGAGCAGCATGGTGGCAGGCAGGATGATGCATAGAAATGGTTCTACGTCGTCTTTGGTTGAGCTGATCTGATGTCTGCTctgtaattaaaacaaacaagaaac encodes the following:
- the SMIM28 gene encoding small integral membrane protein 28, whose amino-acid sequence is MRWLLGSSWRKFGHADRGNYDWLTSEPGVPLLETQLQSRHQISSTKDDVEPFLCIILPATMLLFLAFLLLFLYRRCHRPSPQGQIFSIDLPEHLPERDVSDFLSVLPWNSEQNFHYSTLLPEATLLTVSLPPSYEEATMKPPMGEAHIEFSQDPVPPYEESTHWSTNSKTS